TTCAGCTTGAGTTTTTGTTGTGCAATTTTGATACAtgatttagaaaaatacttgaGAAGTTATTTGTACcgttctaattattatttttcccaCCATTTGGTCTGTATGACTGGATAAAAAGAAGTGTAAGAGTTCAAGAACAATAAAGCCTTAGCTGGCACCGTCTCTGATCCCAATTGTCTATGAGATAGTCTTCATATGTGAATTACGTATTGTATTGTGAAGTGTGATATACATTTGATTAAGCTGTATGATATCCTATTTATAAACTTCTGGCGTAATCTTTTCTGCAGTTCCTATAGCAATTATTGCTTCCTTTAGGAAAATGAAAAAGCTTATCAGAGACTATGCATTAATAGCGACTGCATTGAGGGAATCAACCTCTCTTGTAAatcttcttattttctctttCAAGTGTTTAGTACTTATGAAGTCGCTTCAAGTAGTAGTAATTTTCGTACGTCGTTCATGTAGGTTGTCAATTCAGATGGAAAGAAGGTGAAGCGACTTCATCCTTTTCTACTTGCTGAAACCAAAGATTCAAAGGTAACTTGTGGGGTACTTGATATTGATTGTGTTTGTATTAATTCTTCTAAAGTTTGTCTTCATCTAATTTGTGCACCCTAGTTATATACTGTTTTGGTAGAGAATCTACCCGAGGATCATTCAGTGGAGAACATACAGCAAATATTTGGAGAGGCTGGAAAGTATGCTCCCTTTTCACTTCTCTTATTGTTACTTTACTGGCGCTTTCTTCTAATCGTGTATTAAGATCGTATATTGCCTTTTCTAATTCTATCTTTCAGGATAAAGAATATTTGTTTACGTGATCCACATGCAATAGAAGCTTCATCTAAAGGAGACAGAGCCGAGAAGTTTATCAGTAGTAAGGTAGGAAGCCAAACTAACGTAATTATAAGTGCTGTCGGTTTTCTATCTAGTCTTTCTTTCTGTCTGTAACCTGTGAAATGATTTGGTTCTTCCACTTGGATAATTATACAATTCCTACTTCATTGATTTCATTAAGCTCACTTTATGACATTTGACGAATCACACATTGAACGTTGTATTCGAGGGATATAAATGCTCTGTTGTTATAACTAATGTGTGGTGTTTAATAATGGTTGTGGACACAAGATATGAGCATGGAAGCTATTGTAGGATTAGGGTTCTAAGCTATAATAGAGGCTGCTGTGAAAACTTGAGACTGAATTTTAAATGTTTTACTGTTTTATTCTATTGTAGCTTTATGCACTCGTGGAGTACGAGACTGTGGAGGCTGCCGAGAAAGCTGTGAGTCCTTATCTAAATTTGCATTTGATTTTGTTGCTAAAAGTTGAGTAATTGAAATGGAGGACAACTCACTTTCTGTTGAAAATTATATCAGGTGGCTACTCTGAACAATGAACAGAATTGGAGAAGCGGTATGAGGGTCAAGCTTCTGAAGCAAGCGGTATTGTTCCCTTACTTATTCCTCAACTTCAATCTCAGTAATAAGCGGAACTGAACCTTGTGTTGTTGTATATATGCCTTAGGCAAAGCACGGCCAGCGAAAGCAAATGTGGAGGCCGGCTGATTCTGAGAAAAATCACAGTATTCAACTGCCTGATCGGACCAAAGACGAGGGGAATCATAACACCACCGAGCAGCATGATGATACACCCGATGAAgaggtaacttttttttttttttcacacttgAACTTTGGTCAAACCGATAGCTGGTGATTAATCTCTATGATTTTAGGATGCGGCTCACTCTTACAAACAGAAAAACGAGCACAGAGTTCGAAACCGAGGGAGATCAGGAAGACAAAAACACCGCGGTGCTAATGGGATGGGTACTTAGATTCTTCACTACACTATTAATTACCAttcttcttgaaaaaaaaaagattaaacaaTCTGACATTCTGTATCTCACTTTCTTCTCTCAGGTCATGGAAATAGTTGGTCGGCTAGTCATCCACATGAACCTCCAAAGCCACCACCTGGACCAAGAATGCCCGATGGAACTCGGGGATTCACGATCGGTCGTGGCCGTCCTCCAATTTCTGATCAAAGTTAACCAACAAGAACAAAACAAATGcagaacacacacacacacacacactcttTCACTCTCTCTGTGTCTATAATATAGACTATATAAATGTTATTATTGTCTATAATCCATTTTCAGTTGTATTTGTTGTGGAATGTGTTAGAATTTGGAGGTTTGTAATATCTATGTTTGGCATGGCTTTTCTGGTTTGTAATCTTATCACTCTTGTATGATATTCCTCTTTAATGGTATCTATTAATTCAGACAACATTAGTTAcctatttttatttctatttaaaatttgtgGTTTtgagtattaaaataaattttggtttttttttttttacattttaaagtaattttctttttgtattttatagaaatttacaaaataattaatggagcaatttaaattgtaatttaaatttatatagcaacttatatagaaattaCTAGAGCAATTTAAACTGTAAAAATGAAGACAAAAATAAGTTTTTGGTGGCTAAACTCTCTCAATTTATCATTTCACATACGTTTAATTCTCTAAGTTTAAATTTTAGCGgtaaaattttttaaactatTGAATTGTTAATAAATTTAAAGTGACATCCGGTTAACTACTATTATGGACGTTTATGTGTACACTCTTGTATACGTGACACGTTTATATTGGTACACTAACTAAGtaactattattatttaattttttttaaaaaaaaattaaataaaactataaaaataataaataaaaaatattacaagtgttgaaataattttttataatttttaaataataatattaggtgtactAATATAAACGTGCCACGTGTACCAGAATATATACATAATCAATCTATGTTGACAGTTAACCGTTAAAAATAAATGTCACTCTAACTTCGCTAACAGTTCAATAGTTCTGAGAGTTTTATCTGAAATAATAACTAAGAGGATTTAACTGcaaaaaactcaaataaaaaattaaaaaataatatgcaAGATAGTttcctaataaataaattaatctataccaataataataataataataataataataataataataaatctaaaaaagaaaaagaaaatgactGAATGATTTTGAATGTTGGTATCTTTATCAAAGGCATTTTGTGGTGTGTAGTATCTGCATAAATAAATGgacaaaatatatgaaaataacatttcaAGTGTCACCATAAGCAACCAAATCCACCGGTAATTACAATAACCTCAACTCTTTTTTTAAAAGAGATAAAATTTTGTGTCATAAGctcttaattttattaatttttttggtgGAGGATAAAGTCAAAGTTAGTAaaacaaataatttatttatggtcATATGTTAAAATAGAGAGtcatttttattgttgttactttaattatgttttatattttagtaaatatttaattattttaataatatttaataacttgaattTGTCaaatgtaaattaattttataacataataaaatattattaaaaaagtaagGAATTCTCTATCgattctttattataatttcttttttgtatggttatagttcattttttttaagtctCCCTTCTTATTTTAGTTAAAGAGTATATTTAGAAAACATGGTTAGAGATGCTATTAGTTATTTTAAACCTAATAAAGCCATCATCCGACTAATTAGACTTACACTTATTACATTAATCAACATTCAATATAAAATTATGGATTctaatataaataaatgtagTTACTAGTTGGTATAAAAAATTGTCACATTACACTACGATGGTGTTCAGTATGGTCTAAAAAATGTTATAATAAAACAgagaatataattatttataaatggataatatttaattagattaCGGTTAATTAAACTATATTGTATTTGGATTCAACATTTTAAAAGGATTTAAGatcttattattaaataataatttctctacatttgaaataataaaaatctcATACCAAAGAGAATATGGAAGATTAACCAttctaatgaaaatattatatcttattCAGAAAGAAAAATGCTAAAAGGTACTCATAGTGCCAAGTATTTTTATGAGGTGTAATATTACTATTAGTGCAACTCAATATCAGGTctcacttattttattttaataaatattaaaaaaatcgttaatcaattataaatcgACATTTCATCGTAGTATTAGATACCATAGGTGTCTCGTAACAATGCTTATTTAGAAatgacagaaaaaaaaaattatttttgctcCTACTACCAACAAGCCAAACACATATCTTTGTGTATTtccctaaaaaaataatttataacagtatctaaagttttgagtttgtaagTGGTATAAACTCAATAATTTTTTAGCGCTATAAGtacaatatttgtaaaattatatatattttttaattttgtcagTACACACCTTGTTATTATTTCAAACGAGGCACATATAAGACTTAGATTCTACATCATTGAGTTTGGACGGAATTGTATAGATAAATTCAAAAGGAAGTCTGTATTAATACtgaagaaaaattacaattttataaaaattgagTACTTATGctgttaataaaaatattaggtTTATGCCGCTTAGACCATCTCCAATGAAAGATGtaaaaattatgttatttttgacACAAAGAGGATTGCCTTTACTGACATCCTTCCTTGCTTAGGTCAAGAATTTGAAATTCACCATAGCCCCTCTTGAAATGGATTAAATGCTTGGTCTTTTTGAAGGTTAGCCTGATGTAGGTGGTGTCATTTGTGTGATGAGAATCCTTGAAGTAGTTACCGATAGACCCAATTAAAGCAAACTGAGGTAAAGACCCCAATAGCTTACACGTGGTCCCCAGTATTGTCAAAATGACTGAATGGGTGGGGAAGGGGTATGCACCACGTGTTAGTAGAGATGTTCTTACAATCTTAAAATTTTAGATACTTATGTCGCTATTTGCCAAAAAATAGCAACTATGCTACAAATATACCACGTGTTGTGTAGTGTAGTGGCAGTGATTGCCTTTATTGGCATCCTTCCTTACTTGGGGTCAATAATTCAAAACCTACCACAACCCCTCCTAAAATGGATTAAAGGCTTGGCCCTTCTAAAGACTAACTTGCTATATGTGGTGTCATCTCTCGGATGGGAACCCTTGAAGTAGTTACCATTATCCAATTATAAAATTTCCATAACTGACACGTGATTCCTGAAATTGTCAAAATTAgggctgtacatcggtcggtttgggcggtttatcctatatattttctaacccaatctaaagttcgggttgctaaaatttaagtgcaacccgcccaatttaaaaaaaaaaattctataaaccgaccaacggtttgggcggtttggtcgggttaacccgcccaaaccggccaaatttttttttttttagttttaaagtcaaaatgaacaaaatttttaaaaataaattaaaaatatcacattccaccaaagtacaataccatatatatgactttaaaactaataattaagtatataactttatattattatatatttaatcatttatattatatataataaaaactaaaaagtttaaaaaaaaaataaaagtgcaaaatcgggttggtcgggttggtcggtttaattgggcgggttggacctattttcaacccgtccaattaacagattgggcggtttgtaattttttcgggttatttcggtttgtaatttttatcggttTTTTTGGTTCGGTTTGGGCGGATTATTCGGTTTAGGcggtttacaaatttttttgtacaacCCTAGTCAAAATAACTGAAAGAATGAGAAAAGTATATGTACCACGTGATCCCCTCTTAATAATTTGcagtataaatacttaagttaaactcatagttgtaaataaatacttaaatttaattttttgacagtaataataactaagttataattctaaaactTCTATAGGTACTAGGGTCGGCCCTAggtataggcgggctaggcccgtgcctagggcccacacttttcgggggcccaaaataaaaaaataaaaaaaattattaggtttttatttaagtaaaattaagtgtattataaacaataaatattcataacttagttggttgaggtggaAGCCATAATGTTCAAGGTCATgggttcaaatcccataacacttttttttttgatattttttttaatgtatttttgagggccccaaaatttatttcgtcttgggcccatatattttcagggccggccctgatagGTACCTAGATGTTAAGTGTTAAATAAACTGTCATGTGGCAATCCTTGATTGGTCCaattcattaaatttttattttttaaaaaaattagtttaaatataaTGACTTAACATTTAATAGTCATGTACCTACAGAATTTCAGAAAATATAACTTTAAAGTATTATTACcgataaaaattaaacttaaatatttataccgtaaattattcaaaaacaaaaaaaatataataataactatgccacaaatatttattttttttaaaaaaaaatagagagaatgttttgtgttgttttgttttgttttgtaagAGAAGAATATTACAAAGAAAGAAGCTCAAAACCAAGACGCCGCTTATGAATATCACATCTCTTTAATggcctccttcttcttcttcttcttctctaacAAACTTCTTTAATGGCGAttcatctttcttcttcttcttctcgctTCTCCAAATTCCGCTCCTTTTCTACTCTACCTGGATTTCAACCTTTTCATTCATCTTCCTCTCTTAAGGTCAATTAATAAATTTCAACCTTTATTGTCGTCAATTATATAGATTTATGTGTTAAATATTAGATTGTAATGATGCTGAATTCcccatcttttttcttttttagttttatgaatCAAGCATTCGACGACGTGGTCGTGGTGGTGGACGTTTACGCCGCCGGAGAAATCTGGAGTTAAGGGTGTTTAATGATGTACGTGAGGGTTTTATTTTACAGTTTTTGATGATTTGATATGCAAAAGCTTACGTTTTTTTTATCGGTTATGTTGTTTTGATGATCTTGTTATTTCTCAGGATTCGTTTGACATACCTGTTCTTGATGATTGGGGTGACAGTGCGATTACTCATGGGTATATACTTTCTTCCAGTGATGGTGAAAATAGTGATTCTGAATTTATACTTTCTCCAGTTAGTGATATGGATTTGCCTTCTACCTCTGTATCCAATAATGATGCTGTATCCCTTGCTGCTCATCGGTTTGGAATGGTTGGGAGAGGGCACAAGAGACATAGGCAAGTCTTCTTCACTCCTTAAATTAACCCCCAAATGCTtgcttataataataataataataataataataataataataatcatggtTTAGTTTTGCCCTGAATTATGGCCCTTTGTATAGTTATGTCCCCAAAACTATATCAAAAAAAGGTTGCAGAAATGTATACGTATTCTTAGAGCTAATGTTTGTATGTTTAATCTCGATAAACTGAATTTTGTATAGGTTAAAGTGACAGGGTATATTTGCAACAATTTGCATAGTTAGGGAGAATTTTTGCAACAATTTTGGGGGAAAATCCTATTTATTCTTAATGTAATGTTAGCCACCTAAAGCCCACTCATCTCTGTGTAGTATTCAAATGTTCAATGGTCTTGAATGGTGATTTTACTGGGATTTTGATCTttatatgtatttctaattGTTTGTTCATTTGGTTAAAGACCAATTAGGATGTTCTGTATGGAAGTTCCAATGTTTAATCCTTTAGCCTCTTGTGTTATTTCAGTATTGACCTTGAAATGTCAATATTTCTGTATTCTTTGTTCTGATCAGATTACTTTGCTCACTATGCTTTTGCAGGATTAGATATGGTGTGTTACTCAATATAGGCTTAATAGTTTTCTTCACAGTGTTATTGGTGTACGTAGATTGGTGTGCATGGAGAATTGTTAGACTTCCTTTAGAACCATTTCATTTGACTCGCCCCTTTCTCCTGTCAGCCATAATATCCTCTTGTGCTGGCTACGTTTGCGTACCTTTACTCTACGGTTTAAAAATGTATCAAATTCTCAGAAAAGAAGGGCCTGCAAGGCACTCTATTAAAAAGAGAACCCCAACAATGGGGGGATTGTTTTTTGTTCCGGTAGGTGTGATCGTGGCAAAATTTATTGCTGGTTTCTCATCTACTGAAGTTTCTGGAGCTGCTGCTGCTACTCTGGCCTTTGGTGCAATTGGGCTACTTGATGATGTCTTAAGCCTAATCAAGAATCGCAATAGTGGTTTATCTGCTCGAATGAAATTGCTTTTGGAGGTGGAACTTTTGAACTAGTTACTCTTTCTGTGGTTTAAATGCTAATGATTTATGAATTAGGAGTTGATTATTGCTCACAATGTTAAGTTGCAATTCTTTTCCAGGTAGCAGTTGGGATCTGCTTTTCATTTTGGCTGAATACTAGAAGTGTCTCGTCACCCTACGGCATGTATACTTTCTTATAACTAATCTGGTCAACATTTTTCTGATGGTAACTCACATGTCTGTTCTTGGGAAGacaaacttagaaaataaacCATTGAAATTCACTCATTCAAGACTAGGATGGACAAGTAGGAAATTATTGTAAGGAGAATAGAGTTTTGAAACAagatttagttaaataaattgAGAATGTACAAAAGAAGCAT
This region of Cannabis sativa cultivar Pink pepper isolate KNU-18-1 chromosome 7, ASM2916894v1, whole genome shotgun sequence genomic DNA includes:
- the LOC115697149 gene encoding la-related protein 6A, whose translation is METTITAPPPSPPEGLDVSPIGSPHNLADDVHEALSEDELVDHTLDHDHRLLLQPTGALTEDLKRRIIKQVEYYFSDGNLANDKHMINLIRKNKEGFVPIAIIASFRKMKKLIRDYALIATALRESTSLVVNSDGKKVKRLHPFLLAETKDSKLYTVLVENLPEDHSVENIQQIFGEAGKIKNICLRDPHAIEASSKGDRAEKFISSKLYALVEYETVEAAEKAVATLNNEQNWRSGMRVKLLKQAAKHGQRKQMWRPADSEKNHSIQLPDRTKDEGNHNTTEQHDDTPDEEDAAHSYKQKNEHRVRNRGRSGRQKHRGANGMGHGNSWSASHPHEPPKPPPGPRMPDGTRGFTIGRGRPPISDQS
- the LOC133029132 gene encoding phospho-N-acetylmuramoyl-pentapeptide-transferase homolog → MAIHLSSSSSRFSKFRSFSTLPGFQPFHSSSSLKFYESSIRRRGRGGGRLRRRRNLELRVFNDDSFDIPVLDDWGDSAITHGYILSSSDGENSDSEFILSPVSDMDLPSTSVSNNDAVSLAAHRFGMVGRGHKRHRIRYGVLLNIGLIVFFTVLLVYVDWCAWRIVRLPLEPFHLTRPFLLSAIISSCAGYVCVPLLYGLKMYQILRKEGPARHSIKKRTPTMGGLFFVPVGVIVAKFIAGFSSTEVSGAAAATLAFGAIGLLDDVLSLIKNRNSGLSARMKLLLEVAVGICFSFWLNTRSVSSPYGMKMLVPLPAPLGLVQLGKWYLLLTSFCFVSMGNGVNLTDGLDGLAGGTAALAFVGMSIAVLPICPDLSIFGASMAGACVGFLLHNRYKASIFMGDTGSLALGGALAAMAACTGMFFPLFISSAIFVLEASSVVMQVLYFKTTKHFSGYGRRLFRMAPIHHHLELCGIKEPLIVAGAYVISSSLALFAGYLGLISA